In Pseudophaeobacter arcticus DSM 23566, a single window of DNA contains:
- a CDS encoding methyl-accepting chemotaxis protein has protein sequence MTIVDAEKKPAGAKRRRLPFSSIGAKITLILLALGAATAVGGVLVTLVFGDVGSQMQQLSGDKLPHLEMSRKLGESASKSKNAMTRVLLSTDEAELANAEQLVAQAAEALNASIAAMPAGEQEGFKVEAADAAATLKSLVAARRSVFRNQARIEAQTAELQGYSELLQGKLLVVADEAYRNLRAGGDETITQVDGVLSDLVEKQFGGLQTLLEARGDINLLSGAALALGHVRDVKTRKALEVMAIDALAHLEPILDQLEEIGLDAFGARRVRDGVEVFRSTLNASRKDQKENRKVVLKARETSSAPLSRALDKMVFTLSVAASQASDNNKQAIQDLLDNQVGVLQDLLRVTGAISAFQLAALDVVAASDIIAAEATIAPIEQAAAGLTEFLDFNEGSLVGELEGMIALADPEQGLAAFKVGSLKANTAAAEASHHTAEVVLSIARHAADLGAVSQVEIAEMANGITTRMGLAQQRMQMLMLGLAGVLVLALVLTRILVTRPLARISETTECLAEGDLSPVTGFDRASDEIYRIARALSVFRDGLVEKAENEKAATAERQKRQADQTAAVTAIGEGLAQLSRGNLTIRIHDDMSPGYAKLRDDFNAALEGLEVSVSSLSMSGKSIAGGTSEISAASRDLSERSERTAQTLASTAAAVNQLSVSISQTATASGEASASVEVARQNADESLNVVRQTVAAMDSIKDSSDKIAKIIGMIENIAKQTNLLALNAGVEAARAGDVGKGFAVVASEVRTLAHRSKEAATEIAILVAESGENVELGADLVARTGAVIGEISTSVTSAAALMQDISRASSEQSGNLKEINASMGNLDDATAKNAALFEEVTSSSIGLSQEAQAMDAALGGFRTGGGAEQASWDPAAADLRQAS, from the coding sequence ATGACAATAGTAGACGCGGAAAAGAAACCGGCGGGTGCCAAACGCAGAAGGCTGCCCTTCTCCAGCATTGGTGCCAAGATTACCCTGATCCTGCTGGCGCTGGGGGCGGCTACGGCGGTGGGCGGTGTTCTGGTCACTCTGGTTTTTGGCGATGTCGGCAGCCAGATGCAGCAGCTGTCAGGGGACAAGCTGCCGCATCTTGAGATGAGCCGGAAACTGGGCGAGTCCGCCAGCAAAAGCAAAAACGCCATGACCCGGGTCCTGCTGTCGACAGATGAGGCTGAGCTGGCGAATGCCGAACAGTTGGTGGCGCAGGCGGCCGAAGCGCTGAACGCCAGTATCGCGGCCATGCCGGCTGGTGAACAAGAGGGGTTCAAGGTGGAGGCGGCGGATGCGGCAGCGACGTTGAAAAGCCTGGTCGCCGCCCGCCGAAGCGTCTTTCGCAATCAGGCCCGGATCGAAGCCCAGACCGCTGAACTGCAGGGCTACAGCGAGCTGCTGCAGGGCAAACTTCTGGTGGTTGCCGATGAGGCCTATCGCAATCTGCGCGCGGGCGGCGACGAGACCATCACCCAGGTGGACGGGGTGCTGAGCGATCTGGTGGAAAAACAGTTTGGTGGTTTGCAGACCCTGCTGGAGGCGCGCGGCGATATCAATTTGCTGTCCGGTGCGGCGCTGGCTCTGGGCCATGTGCGCGATGTCAAAACCCGCAAGGCGCTGGAGGTCATGGCCATCGACGCGCTGGCCCATCTGGAACCGATTCTGGATCAGCTGGAAGAGATTGGCCTGGATGCCTTTGGCGCCAGACGGGTGCGCGACGGGGTTGAGGTCTTCAGGAGCACCCTGAATGCCAGCCGCAAGGACCAGAAAGAAAACCGCAAGGTTGTGCTGAAGGCGCGCGAGACCAGCTCGGCGCCGCTGTCACGGGCGCTGGACAAGATGGTCTTTACCCTGTCGGTGGCCGCCAGCCAGGCCAGCGACAACAACAAGCAGGCGATCCAGGACCTGCTGGACAACCAGGTGGGGGTTCTGCAGGATCTGTTGCGGGTGACCGGCGCGATCAGCGCGTTCCAGCTGGCGGCTCTGGATGTTGTCGCCGCCTCGGATATCATTGCCGCCGAAGCCACCATTGCACCGATAGAACAGGCCGCCGCAGGGCTGACCGAGTTTCTGGACTTCAACGAAGGCAGTCTTGTCGGCGAACTGGAGGGGATGATTGCCCTGGCCGATCCCGAGCAGGGGCTGGCAGCCTTTAAGGTGGGCTCGCTGAAAGCCAATACCGCCGCCGCTGAGGCCTCGCATCATACCGCCGAGGTGGTGTTGAGCATTGCCCGTCATGCGGCTGATCTGGGCGCGGTCAGCCAGGTTGAAATTGCCGAAATGGCCAATGGGATCACCACCCGCATGGGGCTTGCGCAACAGCGCATGCAGATGTTGATGTTGGGGCTTGCCGGGGTGCTGGTGCTGGCGCTGGTGCTGACCCGGATTCTGGTCACCCGGCCGCTGGCCAGGATCAGCGAAACCACCGAATGTCTGGCCGAGGGCGATCTGAGCCCGGTGACGGGGTTTGACCGCGCCAGTGATGAAATCTACCGCATTGCCCGCGCCCTGTCGGTGTTCCGGGATGGGCTGGTGGAAAAGGCCGAGAACGAAAAAGCCGCCACGGCCGAGCGCCAGAAGCGGCAGGCCGATCAGACCGCAGCGGTAACCGCCATTGGCGAGGGTCTGGCGCAGCTGTCACGCGGTAATCTGACCATTCGCATCCACGATGACATGAGCCCCGGCTATGCCAAGCTGCGGGATGATTTCAACGCCGCCCTCGAAGGCCTGGAAGTCTCTGTCAGCAGCCTCAGCATGAGCGGCAAATCCATTGCCGGGGGCACCTCGGAAATCTCCGCCGCCTCGCGCGATCTGTCGGAACGCTCGGAACGCACCGCGCAGACGCTGGCCAGCACGGCGGCGGCGGTGAACCAGCTTTCGGTCTCGATCTCCCAGACGGCCACCGCATCCGGAGAGGCCTCGGCCTCGGTGGAGGTGGCGCGGCAGAATGCGGATGAAAGCCTGAATGTGGTGCGCCAGACCGTTGCGGCCATGGACAGTATCAAAGACAGTTCGGACAAGATTGCCAAGATCATCGGGATGATTGAAAACATTGCCAAACAGACCAACCTTCTGGCGCTGAATGCCGGTGTCGAGGCGGCGCGGGCCGGGGATGTGGGTAAGGGGTTTGCGGTGGTGGCCTCGGAGGTGCGCACCCTGGCGCATCGCTCCAAGGAAGCGGCCACGGAGATTGCCATCCTGGTGGCGGAAAGCGGCGAAAACGTCGAGCTGGGCGCCGATCTGGTGGCGCGCACCGGCGCGGTGATCGGGGAGATTTCCACCTCTGTGACCAGTGCGGCGGCCTTGATGCAGGATATTTCCCGGGCCTCATCGGAACAGTCCGGCAATCTGAAAGAGATCAATGCCTCGATGGGCAATCTGGACGATGCCACCGCCAAAAATGCCGCCCTGTTCGAGGAGGTGACCTCCTCCAGCATCGGGCTGTCGCAGGAGGCGCAGGCGATGGATGCGGCTCTGGGCGGGTTTCGCACTGGCGGCGGCGCGGAGCAGGCCAGCTGGGATCCGGCGGCGGCAGATCTGCGCCAGGCCAGTTGA